In Lates calcarifer isolate ASB-BC8 linkage group LG21, TLL_Latcal_v3, whole genome shotgun sequence, a single window of DNA contains:
- the LOC108886602 gene encoding cilia- and flagella-associated protein 251, whose amino-acid sequence MDRRRNLAFGQMPFSTSLYGAQQCNFSVLQMQQTIQGLRNALYSAINEIRTLKEDNKALKEQVNLLENGQNKMESQLRQELKEKDELLNTEIEKRRACTKAIDACQVLLSQKCEEQRLIILELALKDQKEQENKYHERMEEENKRAEDERRRMEHQLKKEPEDKHVLLKKEIKKRRARTRAFVNSLVLLNHNEEIKESEEQRPNTLEASQREELSWKEQTEQEEEKIQEKIENQDDEQMRENTRRREDKEINLKKEKKPQRKTGKKKNRG is encoded by the exons ATGGACAGACGAAGAAACCTG GCATTTGGACAAATGCCATTTTCTACTTCCCTTTACGGGGCACAGCAGTGCAACTTTTCTGTGCTACAGATGCAGCAAACCATTCAGGGCCTCAGAAATGCCCTCTACTCCGCCATCAATGAGATCAGGACTCTGAAGGAAGACAACAAGGCTCTGAAGGAGCAAGTCAACCTGCTGGAAAATGGTCAGAATAAAATGGAGAGCCAGCTTCGGCAGGAGctcaaagaaaaagatgaactCCTAAACACAGAGATTGAGAAAAGGAGAGCTTGCACCAAAGCCATCGATGCCTGCCAGGTCCTGCTCAGTCAGAAGTGTGAGGAGCAGAGACTCATCATTTTAGAGCTGGCTCTAAAAGACCAGAAAGAACAGGAGAATAAATACCAtgagaggatggaggaagaaaacaagagagctGAGGATGAACGGAGGAGAATGGAGCATCAGCTCAAGAAGGAGCCTGAGGATAAACATGTGCTccttaaaaaagaaattaagaaaagGAGAGCTCGCACTAGAGCATTTGTCAATTCCCTGGTCCTGCTCAATCACAATGAGGAGATTAAGGAGAGCGAAGAGCAGAGGCCCAACACTTTGGAGGCGAGTCAGAGAGAGGAACTGTCTTGGAAAgaacagacagagcaggaggaggaaaagattCAAGAAAAGATAGAGAACCAAGATGATGAACAGATGAGGGAAAACACCAGGAGGAGAGAAGATAAAGAAATTAAtctgaaaaaagagaagaagccacagaggaagacagggaagaaaaagaacagggGTTAG